One Helianthus annuus cultivar XRQ/B chromosome 12, HanXRQr2.0-SUNRISE, whole genome shotgun sequence genomic region harbors:
- the LOC110893171 gene encoding leucine-rich repeat extensin-like protein 5 produces the protein MGFNPLGPEDHFPGGNAMDVDEDTDPSMPPSGTPNHPIEISDGSPFVGSPYNGPDSFEERFRKYDWVFTPSYHNSPLHQPQHSSPLHPQHQPQQQPQQQQNPSEDSRLVAVTPPPPPPLVLSPPPPRRRRTNARISARGGVRIGTPPHSGGSRYSPLHEEPEMGESSHPVSEVTSAPITPPPPQDFGDPIPAYTSAAAYNPFEQTIHTGYNFTEDPYWVAANYNSLHPEGTFGGPWATGQSTYGYPSYGYQQPQPPQSPHYPLPPQAPMMSPPQVQEILQGINEVRREMRHKLREDRRHNRGMFKKMVDLIKGKSKKDY, from the coding sequence atgggttttaacccacttggaccagaAGACCATTTTCCTGGTGGCAATGCGATGGATGtcgatgaagatactgatccctCAATGCCACCATCTGGAACTCCGAACCACCCtatcgagatttctgatgggtcacCTTTTGTGGGATCACCATACAATGGTCCCGACAGCTTTGAGGAGAGATTCAGGAAGTATGACTGGGTAtttacccctagttaccataactctccccTGCACCAGCCGCAACACAGCTCTCCCTTGCACCCCCAGCATCAGCCtcaacagcagccacagcagcagcagaatccttctgaggattcccGACTTGTCGCGGTCactccaccaccgccaccacctctGGTTTTGTCTCCCCCGCCTCCGAGGCGAAGGCGAACGAACGCACGGATTTCCGCACGAGGGGGAGTGcgcatcggcacccctccacattcagGTGGCAGCCGGTACTCGCCACTTCACGAAGaaccagagatgggagaatcttcaCATCCCGTCTCAGAAGTAACTTCTGCACCAAtcacgccaccaccaccacaggattTCGGAGACCCAATCCCTGCTTATACTAGCGCGGCAGCATACAATCCCTTCGAGCAGACGATCCACACAGGTTATAACTTTACAGAGGATCCCTACTGGGTAGCTGCGAACTACAACTCTCTCCATCCGGAAggtacttttggaggtccctgggctacgggacaatcgacCTATGGATACCCATCATATGGAtatcagcagccgcagcctcctcaatCACCGCATTATCCGCTACCACCGCAGGCACCGATGATGTCGCCGCcacaagttcaagaaatccttcaaGGGATAAATGAAGTGCGACGAGAGATGCGGCATAAATTACGGGAAGATCGTCGGCATAATCGTGGGATGTTTAAGAAAATGGTGGATTTAATCAAGGGAAAAAGCAAGAAGGACTACTAA
- the LOC110895433 gene encoding GTP-binding protein At2g22870, translating to MLLPAARLRLFTHRFSSLLPPPPLHFSLPFRNSTSHSISPNISATKTPKISVSDTTKFTQTVLFIPPGISPEEVTENMILPGSNIVLGPYAGDAKVKEVQFVSSSVRPKDCPKDDRPEFAMLGRSNVGKSSLINSLVRKKEVALTSKKPGKTQLINHFLVNRSWYLVDLPGYGFANAPESTRMDWSSFTKGYFLNRESLVSVLLLVDASVPPQKIDLDCANWLGRNNIPMTIVFTKCDKVKNSKGRRPDENIKSFQELIKENYKIHPPWIMTSSATGFGRDDLLLHMSQLRNYWDN from the exons ATGTTACTGCCGGCGGCGAGACTCCGTCTCTTCACTCACCGCTTTTCCTCACTCCTCCCACCACCACCCCTCCATTTTTCACTTCCTTTCAGAAATTCAACATCTCACTCCATCTCTCCCAACATCTCCGCAACCAAAACCCCCAAAATCTCCGTCTCCGACACTACCAAATTCACTCAAACCGTCCTCTTCATTCCGCCGGGAATAAGCCCAGAAGAAGTCACCGAAAACATGATCTTACCCGGTTCCAACATCGTCCTAGGCCCTTACGCCGGTGATGCCAAAGTCAAAGAGGTCCAGTTTGTTAGTAGCAGTGTCCGACCCAAAGACTGCCCCAAAGATGACCGACCCGAGTTTGCCATGTTGGGTCGGTCCAATGTTGGAAAAAGTTCCTTGATTAATTCCTTGGTCAGGAAGAAAGAAGTAGCTCTCACGTCAAAGAAACCAg GGAAGACTCAGCTTATTAATCATTTTTTGGTAAATCGAAGTTGGTACCTTGTTGATTTGCCTGGCTATGG CTTTGCTAACGCCCCAGAATCCACAAGAATGGACTGGTCATCGTTCACAAAAGGTTACTTTCTAAACAGAGAATCGTTAGTATCCGTTTTGCTTCTTGTGGATGCAAGTGTCCCCCCTCAGAAGATTGATCTCGACTGTGCTAATTGGCTGGGGCGAAACAAC ATTCCGATGACGATTGTTTTCACAAAGTGTGATAAAGTGAAGAACAGTAAAGGAAGACGGCCCGATGAAAACATCAAGAGTTTCCAAGAACTGAttaaagaaaattataaaattcaTCCGCCATGGATAATGACTAGCAGTGCCACCGGGTTCGGTAGGGATGATCTTCTTTTGCATATGTCACAGCTTCGAAACTACTGGGATAATTAG